In a single window of the Photobacterium profundum SS9 genome:
- a CDS encoding acetate/propionate family kinase: MSNSLVLVINSGSSSLKFALIDTVSGEATLNGIGECFGLADANVSWKIDGKKHEFQLSDNGNHHKQAIDRIVALLEEQGIKQDIVAVGHRVVHGGEKFTQTVKIDETVLQEIENLSDLAPLHNPAHVVGMRAAIAAFPALSQYAVFDTAFHQTMPAKAFTGAISSKLYDDYGIRRYGFHGTSHYFVSREAAKVINKPIEKSSFISVHLGNGASVCAIKDGQSVDTSMGFTPLSGLMMGTRCGDLDPGIIEFLLKKGWSTEQVFKELNSNSGFLGVSGLTSDCRGVIEAMEEGHAGATLAFEIFTYRVAKYIASYMVALDELDGIIFTGGIGENSLPIRRQILKSLKIFGYREDEVANADARFGKGGVITQANTPIAMVIPTNEEWVIAKESMALLHA, encoded by the coding sequence ATGAGCAATTCTTTAGTTCTTGTAATCAATTCTGGTAGTTCTTCACTTAAATTTGCATTAATCGATACGGTTAGTGGCGAAGCAACCTTAAATGGTATTGGTGAGTGTTTTGGTCTTGCTGACGCAAACGTTAGCTGGAAAATCGACGGTAAGAAACATGAGTTTCAACTAAGCGATAATGGCAACCACCATAAGCAAGCAATTGACCGTATTGTTGCTTTACTTGAAGAGCAAGGTATTAAACAAGATATCGTTGCTGTCGGTCACCGTGTTGTACACGGTGGTGAGAAGTTTACTCAAACTGTCAAAATTGATGAAACTGTCTTACAAGAAATTGAGAATCTTAGCGATCTAGCACCGCTGCATAACCCTGCACACGTTGTAGGTATGCGAGCTGCTATTGCTGCTTTTCCTGCATTATCTCAATATGCAGTATTTGATACTGCATTCCACCAAACAATGCCTGCAAAAGCATTTACTGGTGCAATTTCAAGCAAGCTATATGATGACTACGGCATTCGTCGTTACGGATTCCACGGCACAAGCCACTACTTTGTAAGCCGCGAAGCAGCTAAAGTAATTAATAAGCCTATTGAAAAAAGCAGCTTTATTTCAGTACACCTTGGCAATGGCGCATCAGTTTGTGCAATTAAAGACGGTCAAAGTGTTGATACAAGCATGGGCTTTACACCGCTATCTGGCTTAATGATGGGTACACGTTGTGGTGATTTGGACCCAGGCATTATTGAATTCTTGCTGAAAAAAGGTTGGTCTACAGAGCAGGTATTTAAAGAGCTAAATTCTAACTCTGGCTTCTTAGGTGTATCTGGCTTAACAAGTGACTGTCGTGGTGTTATCGAAGCAATGGAAGAAGGTCATGCGGGTGCAACACTTGCATTTGAAATCTTCACTTACCGTGTAGCAAAATACATTGCCTCTTACATGGTGGCATTAGATGAATTAGATGGCATCATCTTTACGGGTGGAATTGGTGAGAATTCATTACCTATCCGCCGCCAAATTCTTAAGTCTCTTAAGATCTTTGGTTACCGTGAAGATGAAGTAGCAAATGCTGATGCACGTTTTGGGAAAGGCGGTGTTATCACGCAGGCAAATACACCTATTGCAATGGTTATTCCAACCAATGAAGAGTGGGTAATTGCTAAAGAATCTATGGCGCTTTTACACGCTTAA
- a CDS encoding anaerobic C4-dicarboxylate transporter, whose amino-acid sequence MLLLEIILLLGCIILAARLGGIGVGLAGGVGMVIAVYIMGLSPGTIPVSVILIIMSVILALSVMQQAGGMGYMVKCAEKMLRNNPKYINILAPATTFILTTLAGTGYTAMSVLNVIQQVAKENGVRPSQPLSSAVVASQIAITASPISGATAAMYVVVEQMGVNFFDALCVIFPAALVGSAVAAFVASKQGVELAEDPIYQERVKKGLVNFSSDEEKDAEPTPEAKRSVMLFLAGVIFIVCMLMFKSVIGHTLGSKDIIVITMLFISFLMAMTCKVQLSEIKHAPIFRDGAESLIVILGIVWLSSTIIGAHIGEIKDVAGSVLNEYPALLAVVFFATSALLFSQGATSALLVPIAATLGVDAGTILASFVAVSALYMTNIYPTTAFAIATDDTGSFLSKRWNGSLIINHPFFLPGSLGIVSAVPVGFFLSSIFI is encoded by the coding sequence ATGCTGTTACTGGAAATTATTTTATTGTTGGGCTGTATCATACTTGCCGCCCGTTTGGGTGGTATAGGTGTCGGATTGGCTGGTGGTGTAGGGATGGTAATTGCCGTCTATATAATGGGCCTATCTCCCGGAACAATACCTGTTTCTGTTATTTTGATCATCATGTCGGTCATTCTTGCTTTATCCGTAATGCAGCAAGCTGGCGGTATGGGGTACATGGTTAAATGCGCAGAGAAAATGTTGCGCAATAACCCTAAATATATCAATATCCTCGCGCCTGCTACGACCTTTATATTAACAACCCTTGCAGGCACTGGCTATACCGCCATGTCTGTTTTAAACGTCATTCAACAGGTTGCCAAAGAGAATGGAGTTCGCCCAAGCCAACCGTTAAGCTCGGCTGTTGTCGCGTCACAAATCGCGATTACTGCCTCGCCTATATCAGGTGCAACAGCTGCTATGTATGTTGTGGTAGAGCAGATGGGCGTAAACTTTTTTGATGCCCTCTGTGTGATCTTTCCTGCGGCACTAGTTGGCTCTGCGGTTGCGGCCTTTGTTGCCAGCAAGCAGGGTGTGGAGCTGGCTGAAGACCCTATCTATCAAGAGCGCGTGAAAAAAGGCCTAGTTAACTTTAGTTCCGATGAAGAAAAAGATGCAGAGCCGACCCCAGAAGCCAAACGTTCGGTGATGTTATTCCTAGCCGGTGTTATCTTCATTGTCTGCATGCTGATGTTTAAATCAGTGATTGGCCACACATTAGGCTCTAAAGATATTATTGTCATTACAATGCTATTTATTTCATTCTTGATGGCGATGACATGTAAGGTGCAATTATCAGAAATTAAGCATGCCCCAATCTTTAGGGATGGTGCTGAATCTTTGATTGTTATTCTCGGTATTGTGTGGCTAAGTTCTACCATCATTGGTGCCCATATTGGTGAAATTAAAGATGTTGCGGGCAGTGTGTTAAACGAGTATCCGGCATTACTTGCAGTCGTCTTTTTCGCTACCAGTGCCCTGCTGTTTAGTCAGGGGGCTACCAGCGCATTATTAGTACCAATTGCGGCTACCTTAGGTGTAGATGCTGGTACTATCTTGGCTAGCTTTGTTGCTGTTAGTGCGTTGTATATGACTAACATCTACCCAACCACGGCTTTTGCTATTGCGACTGATGACACTGGGTCATTCTTAAGTAAGAGATGGAATGGCTCGCTGATCATCAACCACCCATTCTTCCTACCGGGTTCGTTGGGAATTGTGAGCGCTGTACCTGTTGGCTTCTTCCTTTCAAGTATCTTTATTTAA
- a CDS encoding AraC family transcriptional regulator — MKPDDTVFLIQCETLPFVEIRKASKSAACYQAHSHDEFSLGVIDRGSANYKNLNKRNRIEATNTVTINPGDIHCCNPDADDWSYRMLFIDTHWIGTLQSEMFNNYNIDYLPFSNRYEIDPNLYREFNVLFDTLMNEPNPLLSESIFIQYLARYFGQNKIAFPKTEKQASPDIKRVHEKLLDQLESNHTLSDLAKEAGLSRYHLIRQFNTIYGMPPHALQLDERIKQAKVLLKAGNTLTDASGQLGFADQAHFQRHFKKRTAITPKQYQSFFV; from the coding sequence ATGAAGCCAGACGACACCGTTTTTCTAATACAATGCGAAACCTTGCCTTTTGTGGAGATCCGCAAAGCCTCAAAGTCAGCCGCTTGTTACCAAGCGCATTCTCATGATGAATTTTCACTTGGCGTCATCGACCGTGGCTCTGCCAATTATAAGAACTTAAATAAAAGAAACCGTATCGAGGCGACAAACACAGTCACCATAAACCCAGGTGATATTCATTGCTGTAATCCCGACGCTGATGATTGGTCTTATCGAATGTTATTTATTGATACACATTGGATCGGGACTCTTCAATCTGAAATGTTCAATAATTATAATATCGATTATCTCCCCTTTTCAAACCGCTATGAAATAGATCCTAACCTATACCGCGAATTTAATGTCCTGTTCGATACTTTAATGAATGAACCGAACCCTCTACTATCAGAAAGTATCTTCATTCAGTATTTAGCCCGATATTTTGGGCAAAATAAGATCGCTTTCCCAAAGACTGAAAAACAGGCCTCACCCGATATAAAGCGAGTTCATGAGAAATTACTTGATCAACTAGAGAGTAATCACACGTTAAGTGATTTAGCAAAAGAAGCAGGTCTAAGCCGTTACCACCTCATCCGACAGTTTAATACGATTTATGGCATGCCACCCCATGCGTTGCAATTGGATGAGCGAATAAAACAAGCAAAGGTCTTGCTCAAAGCAGGCAACACCTTAACAGATGCATCAGGACAACTAGGTTTTGCCGACCAAGCACACTTTCAACGTCATTTTAAAAAACGTACAGCCATTACACCCAAGCAGTATCAGTCGTTTTTTGTTTAA
- a CDS encoding LysE family translocator, translating into MQSVLLSMSVFAFVGAVSPGPVNIIAASAGAQFGYQKAVFHVLGATFAYTLIVLLCGLGLEQALIILPEMTGWLTLFGGLFLLYMAFKIATTVGTGNTGDLKNTVHPTFFEGVLSQGLNPKAWLVAMSGVSLFVLKHSPTMLYLVIFCAISFVVCFLGVSVWAVAGNYIGRYLSTTKRQVTFNIMMGLLLGGTVINMFWGY; encoded by the coding sequence ATGCAGTCAGTTTTACTCTCGATGTCAGTCTTTGCTTTTGTTGGTGCTGTATCACCGGGTCCCGTCAATATCATCGCCGCCAGTGCTGGGGCACAATTTGGGTATCAAAAAGCCGTATTTCATGTTCTTGGCGCTACATTCGCTTATACCCTTATCGTATTACTTTGTGGGCTTGGGCTAGAACAAGCATTGATAATCCTACCTGAAATGACAGGGTGGCTTACATTATTTGGCGGGTTATTTTTACTCTATATGGCGTTTAAAATTGCGACTACTGTTGGCACTGGAAACACTGGAGACTTGAAAAATACGGTTCATCCTACTTTTTTTGAAGGGGTCTTATCTCAAGGGCTAAACCCAAAAGCATGGCTTGTCGCGATGTCTGGCGTAAGCTTATTTGTATTGAAACACTCACCCACTATGCTGTACTTAGTCATCTTTTGCGCCATCTCTTTTGTGGTATGCTTTTTAGGTGTTTCTGTATGGGCTGTTGCAGGGAATTACATTGGACGTTATTTATCCACCACAAAACGACAAGTCACTTTTAATATTATGATGGGATTACTTTTAGGTGGGACAGTGATAAACATGTTTTGGGGATATTAA
- a CDS encoding AraC family transcriptional regulator: MRHHGSHNGLDVKIHYLYGQWLPESGEELRDDPCFFHYMNFFPEVSEHELITDIYLPLK, encoded by the coding sequence ATTCGGCATCATGGCTCTCATAATGGCTTAGATGTGAAAATTCATTACCTTTATGGTCAATGGTTACCTGAAAGCGGTGAAGAATTACGCGATGATCCCTGTTTCTTTCACTATATGAATTTCTTTCCTGAAGTTTCTGAACATGAATTAATCACTGATATTTACCTGCCATTGAAATAA
- a CDS encoding helix-turn-helix domain-containing protein → MQIDESYQRRINKVCDYIYAHLDDELTVEDLSKVAHFSKYHFHRQFTHYMGIGVFKFIQQLRLKRASYQLFFHRDTRIIDIALDANFEYPESFSRAFKKVFAQSPSEFRHQSNWLQWHQKYHYREIKLEKNMNVEIKHFQQVDVLLFGIMALIMA, encoded by the coding sequence GTGCAGATAGACGAAAGTTACCAAAGAAGAATCAATAAGGTGTGTGACTATATATACGCACACCTAGACGACGAGTTAACCGTTGAAGACCTCAGTAAAGTCGCTCACTTCTCTAAGTATCACTTTCACCGCCAGTTCACACACTATATGGGTATTGGTGTATTCAAATTTATTCAACAGCTAAGGCTTAAGCGCGCTTCTTATCAGCTTTTTTTCCATCGAGACACGCGCATAATCGATATCGCTCTTGATGCTAACTTTGAGTACCCAGAATCTTTTTCACGTGCATTCAAAAAAGTATTTGCTCAATCGCCTTCTGAATTTCGCCACCAATCTAACTGGTTGCAATGGCATCAAAAATATCATTATCGAGAGATAAAATTGGAGAAGAATATGAATGTTGAAATAAAACACTTTCAGCAGGTCGATGTGCTGTTATTCGGCATCATGGCTCTCATAATGGCTTAG
- a CDS encoding TDT family transporter produces MSTIGVVLRQVPTAQAALALAFTGLGLAWSLFLPSSGDIIRGICALIGACLLIPVVLKYIFNPQLFIVDLKHPLYGSLMAPMSMTMLVLSDYWSSMHVVSARLLWYPALLLHFTMMILFFSFQLRKFRLIHLYPSWFLYPVGAISGTLAGAQLGHSDLAVTMTHFCIAVYFIMLPVVLYRLCFAGRMPRPARPTLAIMAAPVNLSLTAYLLNVAEPDPVLVGALAGIGITMTILVYLCYFDLLKHRFQPSLAAVTFPSVISAVSIDRLTDWLVIDHPHWAWLERLGIFEITVATGLVLWVGWHYIFYYWPKKKPVISLSTK; encoded by the coding sequence ATGTCAACGATAGGCGTTGTTTTACGACAAGTTCCTACAGCCCAAGCCGCATTAGCATTGGCTTTTACAGGGTTAGGATTAGCATGGTCACTCTTTTTACCCAGTAGTGGCGATATTATTCGCGGAATATGTGCTCTTATTGGCGCCTGTCTATTAATACCTGTAGTACTCAAATATATCTTCAATCCGCAATTATTTATTGTCGATTTGAAACACCCGCTTTATGGCAGTTTAATGGCACCGATGTCGATGACTATGCTGGTTTTATCAGATTATTGGTCTTCTATGCATGTAGTGAGTGCCCGCTTACTTTGGTACCCAGCCTTACTGCTTCACTTTACTATGATGATACTTTTTTTTAGCTTTCAGCTACGTAAATTCCGCTTAATCCATCTCTACCCTAGTTGGTTTTTATACCCTGTAGGTGCTATCAGTGGCACGTTAGCAGGCGCTCAACTAGGACACTCTGATTTAGCCGTTACCATGACGCATTTCTGTATCGCAGTATATTTTATCATGCTACCTGTTGTGCTATATCGTTTGTGCTTTGCAGGTAGAATGCCTCGTCCAGCAAGGCCGACATTGGCCATTATGGCAGCTCCCGTCAACCTTTCTTTAACAGCTTATTTACTGAATGTTGCTGAACCCGACCCTGTTTTAGTGGGCGCATTAGCAGGCATCGGTATCACCATGACTATTCTGGTGTATTTGTGTTATTTCGATCTTTTAAAACACCGGTTTCAACCATCATTAGCGGCTGTTACTTTTCCTTCGGTAATCAGTGCGGTATCGATCGACCGTTTAACCGACTGGCTAGTAATTGATCATCCACACTGGGCTTGGTTAGAACGATTAGGCATATTTGAGATTACCGTCGCAACTGGGTTAGTCTTGTGGGTAGGGTGGCATTATATTTTTTATTACTGGCCAAAAAAAAAGCCCGTAATTAGCTTATCAACTAAGTAA
- a CDS encoding IS630 family transposase (programmed frameshift): protein MDSLNNIDFKSLASKQTSIQMKMRFLALAHFQDGHSRTQIAKYLKVSRTSVNKWIQVFLEEGLDGLKEKPRTGRPSFLSHQERQLLAKYIEENAAKPDGGRLTGHDIHNYITQTFGKAYHPDYIYILLKKMGFSWITSRSKHPKQCDKIQDDFKKIFKMKTILKIPGHIGLESVDVWFQDEARFGQQNTTTRVWAKTGTRPRVIKQQQFEYAYLFGSVCPSRGIGEAIVVPWSNKDAMKLHLQQVSSATEKGRHAVVIMDGAGWHTEDTAHSFHNISIIKLPPYSPELNSIEQVWSWMRQHHLANQAFKDYDEILDKVCSAWNSFLSDTKRVTRMCARSWISLTS, encoded by the exons ATGGATAGCCTTAATAATATCGACTTTAAATCCCTTGCCAGCAAACAAACATCTATCCAGATGAAAATGCGCTTTTTAGCACTGGCTCACTTCCAAGATGGCCATTCACGCACTCAAATTGCTAAGTACCTAAAGGTAAGCCGTACCAGTGTAAACAAATGGATTCAGGTTTTTCTTGAAGAGGGACTCGACGGACTAAAGGAAAAACCTCGTACCGGACGCCCTTCTTTTCTCTCTCATCAAGAAAGGCAACTGCTCGCCAAGTACATTGAAGAAAACGCGGCTAAACCTGATGGTGGCAGACTCACAGGTCATGATATTCATAACTACATCACGCAGACATTTGGCAAAGCATACCACCCAGACTACATTTATATATTGCTCAAAAAAATGGGTTTTTCATGGATAACCTCCCGCTCAAAGCACCCTAAGCAGTGCGATAAAATCCAAGACGATTTTAAAAAAAT ATTTAAAATGAAAACTATCCTCAAGATCCCAGGTCACATAGGGCTTGAGAGTGTTGATGTTTGGTTTCAAGATGAAGCACGATTCGGCCAACAGAACACCACAACAAGGGTTTGGGCAAAGACAGGAACGCGTCCGCGCGTCATCAAACAGCAGCAGTTTGAATATGCGTATCTCTTTGGTTCTGTTTGTCCTAGCCGAGGCATTGGAGAAGCCATCGTTGTTCCTTGGAGCAATAAAGATGCGATGAAACTGCATCTTCAGCAAGTATCAAGTGCGACAGAAAAAGGCAGGCATGCCGTTGTGATAATGGATGGTGCAGGATGGCATACCGAAGATACGGCACATAGTTTTCATAATATCAGTATCATAAAGCTTCCTCCCTATTCACCAGAGCTCAATTCAATAGAACAAGTTTGGAGTTGGATGAGGCAACACCATTTAGCGAACCAAGCTTTTAAAGATTATGATGAGATTCTTGATAAGGTGTGCAGTGCTTGGAATAGCTTTCTTAGTGACACGAAAAGAGTAACGAGGATGTGCGCAAGAAGCTGGATTAGCCTGACCAGTTAA
- a CDS encoding universal stress protein gives MSYKHILVAVDLSQSSQIVIDKAISLAKGANCKLSFVFVDVDKVVLAQKEKLTLQKELQTLADQSDYPITDTLVVIGDLHIKLSGIVKEMDIDLVVCGHHHTFLSRLFSSVPKLANAVETDLLVVYLDQ, from the coding sequence ATGAGCTATAAGCACATATTAGTGGCTGTTGATTTATCTCAATCCAGCCAGATAGTGATTGATAAAGCGATCTCATTAGCTAAAGGCGCTAATTGCAAACTTTCATTTGTTTTTGTGGATGTTGATAAGGTGGTTTTGGCACAAAAAGAAAAACTGACATTACAGAAAGAGTTACAAACACTGGCGGATCAGAGTGATTATCCGATTACAGACACCTTAGTCGTCATAGGCGATCTTCATATAAAACTATCAGGAATAGTTAAAGAAATGGATATCGATTTAGTTGTTTGCGGCCACCATCATACATTTTTGAGTCGTCTATTCTCATCTGTACCCAAATTGGCAAATGCCGTTGAGACCGACTTATTAGTTGTTTATCTTGACCAATGA
- a CDS encoding helix-turn-helix transcriptional regulator → MKKHVEVEKSTPGAFNKDGIAHFSVRLKELIGNGPKLTESTSHTIEHLQPINHINKNLKWDNLISVCAYSNDDAQQEDGANDAINEEFVLVPGYHIQVSAGHGTSAIYAPVKRYLAFRRKYIQYRKLDPNKLAVIFAKGDPMIKDNDSLLIDLNANKPLDGKIFVVRLGDELYAKRVQKSFDGSLRLISDNKEYSPIEVSTDQLDQLCIIGRVVQRSTDL, encoded by the coding sequence ATGAAAAAACACGTTGAGGTAGAGAAAAGCACACCAGGTGCTTTTAATAAGGATGGAATCGCACATTTCTCAGTGCGTCTAAAAGAACTAATTGGGAATGGACCTAAGTTAACAGAATCAACTTCTCACACAATTGAACATTTACAGCCTATAAATCACATTAATAAGAACCTGAAATGGGACAATTTGATTTCTGTCTGTGCTTACAGCAATGACGACGCACAGCAAGAAGATGGAGCCAACGATGCTATTAATGAAGAGTTTGTATTAGTTCCAGGCTATCACATTCAAGTATCTGCGGGTCACGGTACATCAGCTATCTATGCACCAGTGAAGCGATACCTAGCATTCAGACGGAAATATATTCAATACCGAAAATTGGATCCTAATAAGCTTGCTGTCATTTTTGCTAAGGGCGATCCGATGATCAAGGATAATGATTCACTGCTGATAGATCTCAATGCAAATAAGCCTCTTGATGGGAAGATCTTCGTCGTTCGTTTAGGTGATGAGCTTTATGCCAAGCGGGTCCAAAAGAGCTTCGATGGATCGCTGCGCCTAATCAGTGATAATAAAGAGTATTCTCCGATAGAAGTTTCGACAGACCAACTCGACCAGCTTTGCATCATAGGTCGTGTTGTTCAGCGCTCGACAGATCTTTAA
- a CDS encoding Mor transcription activator family protein produces MTIKLFLQASNNINFSESWRKYHDDNVRKRWPSTLQSLSEVLNSELKRTKVDEPHLADKLTIALGHYFGGRDIYIPNGSKLKSALRNISIWREYNGRNIEQLAATHTSEYF; encoded by the coding sequence GTGACCATAAAATTATTTCTGCAAGCTTCGAACAATATCAATTTTAGTGAATCATGGAGAAAGTACCATGATGACAATGTCCGCAAGCGTTGGCCTTCCACCTTGCAGTCATTGAGTGAAGTGCTAAATAGTGAGCTGAAACGTACCAAGGTTGATGAGCCACATCTAGCCGATAAACTCACCATTGCCCTAGGTCATTACTTCGGTGGCCGCGATATCTACATCCCCAATGGTTCTAAGCTGAAATCAGCTCTTCGTAATATTTCTATTTGGCGTGAATACAATGGCCGCAATATCGAACAACTGGCGGCAACGCACACTTCAGAATATTTTTAA